The Exiguobacterium aurantiacum DSM 6208 genome includes a window with the following:
- a CDS encoding DinB family protein: MTNTSNVIDEFASYTAWLNTLTELDESAWEKTIATDKWSIKAIILHIAHWDNHLLNVIIPAVKNGEGMIFPEFDSFNARATQKAKRLSGEKVLTFAKASRSSLIEGLTSLRHETMTMHTTANGATHCPHQGVPYTLAYIVTEFIEHDRHHQQQVDRVIGMKP; the protein is encoded by the coding sequence ATGACTAACACTTCAAACGTCATCGACGAGTTTGCATCCTATACCGCATGGCTAAACACGCTAACGGAATTGGATGAATCGGCGTGGGAGAAAACGATCGCGACCGACAAATGGTCAATCAAAGCAATCATCCTGCACATCGCCCATTGGGACAACCATCTGTTGAACGTCATCATCCCGGCCGTCAAGAACGGGGAAGGGATGATCTTCCCCGAGTTCGATTCGTTTAACGCGCGCGCGACCCAAAAAGCGAAACGTCTCTCTGGAGAAAAGGTGCTCACGTTCGCCAAAGCGAGTCGAAGTTCACTGATAGAAGGGCTGACGTCACTTCGTCACGAGACGATGACGATGCACACGACGGCAAACGGGGCGACCCATTGCCCGCACCAAGGTGTTCCGTACACACTTGCCTATATCGTCACCGAGTTCATCGAACATGACCGCCACCATCAGCAGCAAGTCGACCGGGTTATAGGGATGAAACCGTGA